In Aquimarina sp. TRL1, a single window of DNA contains:
- a CDS encoding substrate-binding domain-containing protein: protein MKKIKIGGVPEHFNLPWHLTIEEGSYEKNNISLEWTDFPGGTGAMCNALREKEIDIAIILTEGIVKDITEGNPSKIIQTYIETPLIWGIHVAADTEYTQISQIENTKAAISRYGSGSHLMAYVNAQQNGWDTNRLSFEVIKNLDGAIEALTDHQADYFMWEHFTTKPLVDKGIFRRIADCPTPWPCFVIAARQEIIDTYPDELLNILEIINTTTADFKSIPSIDNTLAIRYEQQIEDIQKWLQITEWSQKNIAPETIEKVQEQLLSLQIIETKISYDTLVHSF from the coding sequence ATGAAAAAAATCAAAATAGGCGGTGTTCCAGAGCACTTTAATTTACCCTGGCATCTAACAATTGAAGAGGGTTCATATGAAAAAAATAATATTTCCTTAGAGTGGACCGATTTTCCTGGAGGTACCGGAGCTATGTGTAACGCCTTACGAGAAAAAGAAATTGACATTGCAATCATCCTTACTGAGGGGATTGTAAAAGACATAACAGAAGGAAACCCCTCTAAAATAATACAAACCTATATAGAGACCCCTCTCATATGGGGTATTCATGTAGCAGCTGATACCGAGTACACGCAAATTTCTCAAATAGAAAATACAAAGGCAGCAATTAGCCGGTATGGTTCTGGATCACATCTTATGGCATACGTCAATGCACAGCAAAACGGATGGGATACCAATCGACTTTCTTTTGAGGTTATAAAAAATCTAGATGGAGCGATTGAAGCTTTAACCGATCATCAGGCGGACTACTTTATGTGGGAACACTTCACTACCAAACCATTAGTCGATAAAGGAATCTTTAGAAGAATTGCAGATTGTCCAACCCCATGGCCCTGTTTTGTAATTGCTGCCAGACAGGAAATTATAGATACTTATCCGGATGAACTTCTCAATATATTAGAAATAATCAATACAACAACAGCTGATTTCAAAAGTATACCTAGTATAGATAACACATTGGCTATCCGATATGAACAGCAAATAGAAGACATTCAAAAATGGCTTCAAATAACAGAATGGAGTCAGAAAAATATCGCTCCTGAAACGATAGAAAAAGTACAAGAGCAACTATTATCTTTACAAATCATTGAAACAAAGATCTCCTATGATACATTAGTTCATTCCTTTTAA
- a CDS encoding isopenicillin N synthase family oxygenase, whose translation MNNIPSVDLADFLSDDPARKQKFVNEIGSAYEEIGFVSLKNHFLDDALVASLYKEVKDFFALPVATKRKYEIEGLGGQRGYISFGKEHAKGKKEGDLKEFWHFGQEAAPDANLIEQYPPNVLVEELNDFNTTGMKAYKMLEKTGIYVLRALAIYIGLEENYFDHWATNGNSILRPIHYPPITDEPKGAVRAGEHGDINLITLLMGASTGGLQVKRKDGAWIDAIPAEDELVINVGDMLERHTNNKLRSTIHRVVNPPKEQWSEPRYSIPFFMHPRSDMKLDCLKECITEGTPKQYDDITAGEFLHQRLVEIGLIKK comes from the coding sequence ATGAACAATATCCCAAGTGTTGATTTAGCTGATTTTTTGTCTGACGACCCAGCTAGAAAACAAAAGTTTGTAAACGAAATCGGTAGTGCATATGAAGAAATCGGATTTGTTTCATTAAAGAATCATTTTTTAGATGATGCATTAGTAGCTAGTTTATATAAAGAAGTAAAGGATTTCTTTGCCCTTCCTGTAGCAACCAAGAGAAAATATGAAATAGAAGGCTTAGGAGGTCAGAGAGGATACATTTCTTTTGGAAAAGAACATGCCAAAGGAAAAAAAGAAGGAGACTTGAAAGAATTTTGGCACTTTGGTCAGGAGGCTGCTCCTGATGCAAACCTAATTGAACAATATCCTCCTAATGTACTTGTAGAAGAACTCAACGACTTTAATACCACAGGAATGAAAGCTTATAAAATGCTGGAAAAAACAGGTATTTATGTTTTACGAGCCTTAGCCATATACATAGGATTAGAAGAAAATTATTTTGATCATTGGGCGACAAATGGAAATAGTATCTTACGCCCTATTCACTATCCCCCTATTACAGATGAGCCAAAAGGAGCTGTTAGAGCTGGAGAACATGGGGACATCAACCTGATCACCTTGCTTATGGGAGCATCAACAGGAGGACTACAGGTAAAAAGAAAAGATGGAGCATGGATTGATGCAATTCCTGCAGAAGATGAACTTGTTATCAATGTCGGAGATATGCTAGAACGCCATACCAATAATAAATTACGATCTACTATACACCGAGTAGTAAACCCTCCCAAAGAACAATGGAGTGAACCCAGATATTCGATTCCTTTCTTTATGCATCCAAGAAGTGACATGAAACTTGACTGTCTTAAAGAATGTATTACCGAAGGAACCCCTAAACAATACGATGATATTACCGCAGGAGAATTTCTTCACCAACGTCTGGTCGAAATAGGATTAATTAAAAAATAA
- a CDS encoding SDR family oxidoreductase: MNTHQLKLLSSSKILVTGAAGFIGSNLCEKLLEVGSTVVGLDNFATGHKKNISELQEHPKFSFIEGDIRNLEDCHKACEGVDYVLHEAALGSVPRSINDPITSNDVNVGGFLNMLVASRDAGVKRFIYAASSSTYGDSESLPKVEDKIGKPLSPYAITKYVNELYADNFKKTYNLDTVGLRYFNVFGRRQDPNGAYAAVIPKFVQLFMKYESPVINGDGSFSRDFTYIDNVVQMNLKAIVSENETALNEVYNTAFGERTTLNELVVLLKEYLSDYDAKIGAVEVAYGPERKGDVPHSLASINKAKDLLDYQPEFDMKKGLKEAVKWYWENLK, from the coding sequence ATGAATACACATCAACTGAAACTACTCAGTTCGTCAAAAATATTAGTTACCGGTGCTGCCGGATTTATAGGATCTAATCTTTGTGAAAAATTACTAGAAGTAGGAAGTACTGTAGTAGGATTAGATAATTTTGCTACAGGTCATAAAAAGAATATCTCAGAACTACAGGAACATCCTAAATTCAGTTTTATAGAAGGAGATATTAGAAATCTGGAAGATTGTCATAAAGCTTGCGAAGGAGTAGATTATGTATTACACGAAGCAGCCCTAGGTTCTGTTCCCAGGTCGATTAATGATCCTATTACCAGTAATGATGTTAATGTAGGAGGGTTTCTGAATATGCTGGTAGCTTCCAGAGATGCAGGGGTAAAACGCTTTATTTACGCAGCCAGTTCTTCTACGTATGGAGATTCTGAATCTTTGCCAAAAGTAGAAGATAAAATAGGGAAACCATTATCACCTTATGCAATTACCAAATATGTGAATGAGTTATATGCGGACAATTTTAAGAAAACATATAATCTAGATACTGTTGGTCTTAGGTATTTCAATGTGTTCGGAAGAAGACAAGATCCTAATGGAGCATATGCAGCAGTTATTCCTAAATTTGTTCAGTTATTTATGAAATACGAATCTCCTGTAATCAATGGGGATGGAAGTTTTTCCAGAGATTTCACATATATAGATAATGTGGTGCAAATGAATCTAAAGGCGATTGTTTCTGAAAATGAAACAGCTCTTAATGAGGTTTATAATACGGCATTTGGAGAACGAACAACACTTAATGAGCTGGTGGTATTGCTCAAAGAATACTTATCTGATTACGATGCAAAAATAGGAGCGGTTGAAGTAGCATATGGACCAGAAAGAAAAGGAGATGTTCCTCATTCGTTAGCATCAATTAACAAAGCAAAAGATTTATTGGATTACCAGCCTGAATTCGATATGAAAAAAGGGTTAAAGGAAGCTGTAAAGTGGTACTGGGAAAACTTGAAATAA
- a CDS encoding nucleotide sugar dehydrogenase has product MQNIKIAVIGLGYVGLPLARLFATKFSVVGFDINANRIKELQSGVDSTLEVDNTVLQSVLKQEASDAQGLFCSDDLNDIATCNYYIVTVPTPVDKNNRPDLTPLYKSSETVGKVLSKDDIVIYESTVYPGVTEEECVPVLEKISGLTFNKDFYVGYSPERINPGDKEHTVEKILKVTAGSTPEIGEKVDALYASVITAGTHLAPTIKVAEAAKVIENSQRDINIAFVNELAKIFNLMGIDTNDVLKAAGTKWNFLPFKPGLVGGHCIGVDPYYLAQRAQEFGYHPEIILAGRRLNDSMGQYVASEVIKLMVQKDIKIKNAKVLVLGITFKENCPDVRNTRAVDVINNLKSFGTDITIYDPWANPEEVAHEYELETVTELPEETFDAVVLAVAHKEFLSLDLQKLLNKNGVLYDVKGILDTSLVNGRL; this is encoded by the coding sequence ATGCAAAACATCAAAATAGCAGTCATTGGACTGGGATATGTAGGGCTGCCATTGGCACGATTATTCGCTACTAAATTTTCGGTAGTAGGATTTGATATCAATGCTAATAGAATTAAAGAGCTTCAATCGGGTGTTGATAGTACTTTAGAAGTTGATAATACGGTATTACAATCTGTGCTAAAGCAAGAAGCTTCTGACGCTCAAGGCTTATTTTGTTCTGATGATTTGAACGACATAGCAACATGTAATTATTACATAGTAACAGTGCCAACTCCTGTTGATAAAAATAACAGACCAGATCTTACTCCTTTATATAAATCAAGTGAAACCGTAGGAAAGGTATTGAGTAAGGATGATATCGTGATTTACGAATCAACTGTGTATCCTGGCGTTACAGAAGAAGAATGTGTACCTGTATTAGAAAAAATAAGCGGTCTTACGTTTAATAAAGATTTTTATGTAGGGTATTCTCCAGAACGAATCAATCCAGGAGATAAAGAACATACCGTAGAAAAAATATTAAAAGTTACTGCTGGTTCTACACCAGAGATAGGAGAGAAGGTAGATGCATTATATGCGTCTGTAATTACTGCGGGAACGCATTTAGCTCCTACAATTAAAGTAGCAGAAGCAGCAAAGGTTATAGAAAATTCTCAACGGGATATCAATATCGCTTTTGTGAATGAATTGGCTAAGATTTTTAATCTAATGGGGATTGATACCAATGATGTGTTAAAGGCAGCAGGAACAAAATGGAACTTTTTACCCTTTAAACCTGGATTGGTTGGAGGTCATTGTATCGGTGTTGATCCATATTATTTAGCACAAAGAGCTCAGGAATTTGGATATCATCCGGAAATTATACTGGCAGGAAGAAGACTTAATGATAGTATGGGGCAATATGTGGCTTCTGAGGTTATTAAGTTGATGGTACAAAAGGATATCAAAATTAAAAATGCTAAAGTTTTAGTACTAGGAATTACATTTAAAGAAAATTGCCCGGATGTAAGAAATACAAGAGCAGTTGATGTAATTAATAATTTAAAAAGCTTCGGAACAGATATTACTATTTATGATCCTTGGGCGAACCCTGAAGAAGTAGCACATGAATATGAACTGGAAACAGTAACAGAGTTACCGGAAGAAACGTTTGATGCTGTCGTATTAGCAGTAGCTCATAAAGAATTCCTTTCTTTGGATCTACAGAAATTATTAAATAAAAACGGAGTATTATACGATGTCAAAGGGATCTTGGATACATCTCTGGTGAATGGTAGATTGTAA
- a CDS encoding translation initiation factor, translating into MDLQDQLKNLFPDHQSSEDENTNEEEDTIWMQDDPMICKYEKRKGKPITIIEGYTGADSDFKKLAKELKTTLGVGGSFKNDAIIIQGDYRDRIMQILKDKGFKTKRVGG; encoded by the coding sequence ATGGACTTACAGGATCAGTTAAAAAATTTATTTCCTGACCACCAATCATCAGAAGATGAAAACACTAATGAAGAAGAAGATACGATATGGATGCAGGATGATCCCATGATATGCAAATACGAGAAAAGAAAAGGTAAACCTATTACAATTATCGAAGGATATACCGGCGCTGATAGTGATTTTAAAAAACTGGCAAAAGAATTAAAAACCACCTTAGGAGTTGGAGGAAGCTTTAAAAATGATGCCATTATTATTCAAGGTGACTATAGGGATCGAATTATGCAAATCCTGAAAGACAAAGGTTTCAAAACAAAAAGAGTTGGTGGATAA
- a CDS encoding DUF1835 domain-containing protein has product MKEKTLHITNGDSLTERLEKLQLIDGDILVWREMLCEGPTQIKLETEESLQLRKQFLNKYYRIPTNGYDSKFIQELQKLEQINTYDTIVLWFEYDLFCHINMIAAISTILRLKKKEIPIYLVCSGRIEGQKKLMGLCEISEAQLKAHYANKVLLSIDDLEFASHIWTLYCEPNPKRITGYIKTESSFEYLSICLRAHLHRFPSIDTGLNILENNILELIHTHQIKNLKQLMGYCLEYQGYYGYGDMQLKRIIAKLFQFLNQTPNRLQLSDRGILAIEKNKNFYNTMTTQWYYGGVLKYQYLYNNETNRLLKL; this is encoded by the coding sequence TTGAAAGAAAAAACACTTCATATTACCAATGGAGACAGCCTTACTGAACGTCTCGAAAAACTACAACTAATAGATGGAGACATCTTAGTTTGGAGAGAAATGCTCTGTGAGGGACCTACTCAAATTAAACTTGAAACAGAAGAATCACTGCAGCTTAGAAAACAATTCCTAAACAAATACTATCGTATCCCGACAAATGGATACGATAGTAAATTCATACAGGAATTACAAAAATTAGAACAAATAAATACGTATGATACAATCGTACTGTGGTTTGAATATGACCTGTTTTGCCATATTAATATGATTGCCGCTATTAGCACTATTCTACGATTAAAAAAGAAAGAAATCCCTATTTATTTAGTTTGTAGTGGACGAATTGAAGGGCAGAAAAAGCTAATGGGATTATGCGAAATTTCTGAAGCACAATTAAAAGCACACTACGCTAATAAAGTATTACTTTCTATAGATGATTTAGAATTCGCTTCTCATATCTGGACCCTATATTGCGAACCTAATCCCAAACGAATTACTGGTTACATAAAAACGGAATCTTCTTTTGAATACTTATCCATTTGTCTAAGAGCTCATCTCCATAGATTCCCCAGTATTGATACAGGCTTAAATATTCTGGAAAATAATATTTTAGAATTAATTCATACACATCAAATCAAAAATCTCAAGCAATTAATGGGATATTGTTTGGAATATCAGGGATATTACGGATATGGAGACATGCAATTAAAACGGATTATTGCTAAACTTTTTCAATTCCTGAACCAGACTCCTAACCGACTCCAATTATCTGACAGAGGTATATTAGCCATCGAAAAAAACAAAAATTTTTATAATACCATGACTACTCAATGGTATTACGGGGGAGTTCTTAAATATCAATATCTGTACAATAACGAAACTAATCGACTATTAAAATTATAA
- a CDS encoding nucleoside phosphorylase yields MIIPASELILNEDGSIYHLGIKPEHIAPTIITVGDPERVHQVTKYFDTITYTAQKREFHTQTGIYKGKKITVISTGIGTDNIDIVLNELDALVNIDLNTRTIKKQHTSLNIIRIGTSGAIQEDIPIDSFLISEMAIGFDNLLQFYKSEHVTNTEITDRLKEHLQWGSKKSDPYAVSYDKSLGNLLKNDEIINGITITNSGFYGPQGRILRLPTANNRINDLLQCFTFKNKRITNLEMETAGIYGLSKLLGHKAISMNAILANRVTKKFSSNPLETVNKLIAYTLEKITEIR; encoded by the coding sequence ATGATTATACCTGCTTCAGAACTAATCTTAAACGAAGATGGAAGCATTTACCACCTGGGTATAAAACCAGAACATATCGCACCAACAATTATTACTGTAGGGGACCCAGAAAGAGTACATCAGGTTACCAAGTATTTTGATACAATAACATACACTGCTCAAAAAAGAGAATTCCATACGCAGACCGGAATATATAAAGGAAAGAAAATTACGGTAATTTCTACTGGAATTGGTACAGATAATATTGACATTGTATTAAATGAGTTAGATGCTTTAGTAAATATTGATCTGAATACCCGAACCATTAAAAAACAACATACGTCTTTAAACATTATTCGGATTGGAACCTCTGGAGCTATACAAGAAGATATACCTATTGATAGCTTTTTGATCTCCGAAATGGCTATTGGATTTGATAACTTACTGCAATTCTATAAATCAGAACATGTAACCAATACTGAAATTACAGACCGATTAAAAGAACATCTTCAATGGGGTTCAAAAAAATCTGATCCATATGCTGTTTCTTACGACAAAAGCTTAGGGAATCTTTTGAAAAATGATGAAATAATTAACGGTATTACAATTACTAATTCTGGTTTTTATGGTCCTCAAGGACGAATATTGAGACTACCAACAGCAAACAATCGCATCAACGATTTACTACAATGCTTCACTTTTAAAAATAAAAGGATAACTAATCTGGAAATGGAAACTGCTGGAATTTACGGTCTTTCTAAATTATTAGGGCATAAAGCAATCTCCATGAATGCTATTTTGGCTAATAGAGTCACGAAAAAATTTAGTAGTAACCCATTAGAGACCGTTAACAAATTGATAGCATATACCTTAGAAAAAATTACAGAGATAAGATAA
- a CDS encoding thiamine pyrophosphate-dependent enzyme: MYLKMLKPRLIEEKMLLLLRQGKISKWFSGIGQEAVSVGVTAAMDMSEYILPMHRNLGVFTTRNIPLYRLFAQWQGKKSGFTKGRDRSFHFGSQEYKIVGMISHLGPQMGVACGIALGHKLQKKRDITAVFTGDGGTSEGDFHEAMNIASVWKLPVLFCVENNGYGLSTPTDQQYNCKHIADRGIGYGMESHIIDGNNVLEVYHQVKRIADSVRYNPRPVLIEFKTFRVRGHEEASGTKYVPEELILHWESKDPLMNYRQFLIDQGILSIGEDVKKKAIIKTEIDTHWRRANEEEAIVPDMEGELNDVFMGYKETIDLPGVTSGKELRFIDAVSQALFQGMEKFETLVLMGQDIAAYGGVFKITEGFVATFGEDRVRNTPICESAVISAAYGVAVTGGKSVVEMQFADFVSSGFNPIVNLLAKSHYRWGQCADVVIRMPCGAGVGAGPFHSQTNESWFVTTPGLKVVYPAFPVDAKGLLLSAIEDPNPVLYFEHKALYRNIRQEVPEEYYLTPIGKAAVLSEGNAVTIISYGAGVHWVLEVLASNPEIAADVIDLRTLQPLDEETIYASVRKTAKVIILQEDSLFGGIASEISAKITENCFQYLDAPVKRVGSLDTPIPFDLELEKQYLPQKRFEKELFSLLQF; this comes from the coding sequence ATGTATCTCAAAATGCTAAAGCCTAGATTGATTGAAGAAAAAATGCTCCTGTTATTACGTCAGGGTAAAATCTCAAAATGGTTTAGTGGTATTGGGCAGGAGGCCGTATCTGTTGGTGTAACCGCTGCAATGGATATGTCAGAATACATTCTTCCTATGCATAGGAATCTGGGGGTGTTTACAACAAGAAATATTCCTTTATATCGGCTTTTTGCACAATGGCAGGGAAAAAAAAGTGGTTTCACTAAAGGAAGGGACCGCTCTTTTCATTTTGGGAGTCAGGAATATAAAATTGTTGGAATGATTTCTCATTTGGGACCTCAGATGGGAGTGGCGTGTGGGATTGCTCTAGGACATAAATTACAGAAAAAAAGAGATATTACGGCAGTGTTTACGGGAGATGGGGGAACCAGTGAAGGAGATTTTCATGAAGCAATGAATATCGCTTCTGTATGGAAACTTCCTGTTTTGTTTTGCGTAGAAAACAATGGGTATGGATTATCAACACCTACGGATCAGCAATATAACTGTAAGCACATTGCTGATAGAGGGATTGGGTATGGAATGGAGTCTCATATTATCGATGGAAATAATGTATTGGAAGTATATCATCAGGTGAAACGAATTGCGGATTCTGTGAGGTATAATCCGCGACCGGTATTGATAGAATTTAAAACCTTTAGAGTTCGGGGACACGAAGAAGCTAGTGGAACAAAATATGTACCGGAGGAATTGATTTTGCATTGGGAATCAAAAGATCCTTTAATGAATTATCGTCAGTTTTTGATTGATCAGGGAATACTGTCTATTGGAGAAGATGTAAAGAAAAAAGCGATTATTAAAACGGAAATCGATACGCATTGGAGGCGCGCTAATGAGGAAGAGGCAATAGTACCGGATATGGAAGGAGAATTGAATGATGTGTTTATGGGGTATAAAGAAACAATTGATCTTCCGGGGGTAACTTCAGGAAAAGAACTTCGGTTTATTGATGCTGTTTCTCAAGCCTTATTTCAGGGAATGGAGAAATTTGAAACCTTGGTATTGATGGGGCAGGATATAGCGGCTTATGGAGGGGTTTTTAAAATTACAGAAGGTTTTGTAGCAACATTTGGAGAAGATAGAGTTCGAAATACACCGATATGTGAATCCGCAGTTATTTCTGCTGCCTATGGGGTTGCTGTTACCGGAGGGAAATCAGTGGTAGAAATGCAGTTTGCAGACTTTGTATCTTCGGGATTTAATCCAATTGTTAATTTATTAGCCAAGTCTCACTACCGATGGGGACAATGTGCAGATGTTGTGATACGGATGCCTTGCGGAGCAGGAGTAGGAGCAGGACCATTTCATAGTCAGACGAATGAATCTTGGTTTGTAACAACTCCCGGTTTAAAAGTGGTTTATCCGGCATTTCCTGTAGATGCTAAAGGCTTGTTATTATCAGCTATAGAAGATCCTAATCCTGTATTGTATTTTGAGCATAAAGCATTATACAGGAATATTAGACAAGAAGTACCAGAAGAATATTATCTGACTCCCATAGGAAAAGCAGCCGTATTATCAGAAGGGAACGCTGTAACTATTATTAGTTATGGAGCAGGTGTTCACTGGGTATTAGAAGTGTTGGCATCAAATCCTGAAATTGCTGCTGATGTAATTGATTTGAGGACACTTCAGCCCTTAGATGAAGAAACGATATATGCTTCTGTCAGGAAAACAGCCAAAGTAATTATTCTACAAGAAGATTCTTTGTTTGGAGGAATTGCTTCTGAAATTTCAGCTAAGATTACAGAAAATTGTTTTCAGTATTTAGATGCCCCTGTAAAGAGAGTGGGTAGTTTAGATACGCCAATTCCATTCGATTTGGAGCTTGAAAAGCAATATTTGCCTCAAAAACGATTCGAAAAGGAATTATTTTCACTTCTTCAATTTTGA
- the ung gene encoding uracil-DNA glycosylase, with translation MEVNIADSWKKQLGDEFKKPYFGELVSFVKNEYSSTNCYPKGKEIFAAFDHCSFENVKVVIIGQDPYHGVGQAHGLCFSVNEGIAMPPSLINIFKEIETDLQRPFPSHGSLIRWAEQGVLLLNATLTVRAHQAGSHQGKGWEVFTDSVIQTISNHREGVVFMLWGGYAKKKGAKINSAKHKILTSGHPSPLSANRGYWFGNKHFSKANEYLASIGKSKIDW, from the coding sequence ATGGAGGTAAATATAGCCGATAGCTGGAAAAAACAATTGGGAGACGAATTTAAAAAGCCTTATTTCGGAGAACTTGTTTCTTTTGTTAAGAATGAATATTCATCGACAAACTGTTATCCAAAAGGGAAGGAGATTTTTGCAGCATTTGATCATTGTTCTTTTGAGAATGTCAAAGTAGTGATTATAGGGCAAGATCCATATCATGGAGTAGGACAGGCACATGGATTGTGTTTTTCTGTAAATGAAGGTATTGCTATGCCTCCTTCTTTAATTAATATTTTTAAAGAAATAGAAACAGATCTGCAGCGACCATTTCCATCGCATGGAAGCTTAATTCGTTGGGCAGAGCAAGGAGTGTTATTATTAAATGCTACCTTAACGGTTAGAGCGCATCAGGCTGGTTCCCATCAAGGAAAAGGGTGGGAAGTTTTTACAGATTCTGTTATTCAAACAATATCAAATCATAGAGAAGGCGTTGTTTTTATGCTATGGGGAGGGTATGCAAAGAAGAAAGGAGCAAAAATTAATAGTGCAAAACACAAAATTTTGACAAGTGGTCATCCATCTCCATTGAGTGCTAACAGAGGCTACTGGTTTGGAAATAAACACTTTAGTAAGGCAAATGAATATTTAGCTTCGATTGGAAAATCGAAAATAGATTGGTAA